One window of the Trueperaceae bacterium genome contains the following:
- a CDS encoding outer membrane lipoprotein-sorting protein gives MKKSELPSLARTTLALVLVLATVGLGSAQKYADAAALTAAIDARPEPATSQATLTMTITTADGQTLTREMQTWSEGTAKRIIKFTAPADIKGSGFLTITAADGSEEKLVYLPALDRVRRIAGGQQGDSFFGSDFTYEDITGLDQADYTHELLGVRDGPTYVVEAVPTPASGSSYERLVIEVPEATLVPQRVEYYRAGELVKVLTVAGLAEVAGYTVATERRMESVRDGKATTVTVITQSNLVLDEALPADLFTERFLRR, from the coding sequence ATGAAGAAGTCTGAACTCCCCAGCCTCGCGCGGACCACCCTCGCGCTGGTCTTGGTACTCGCCACCGTCGGCCTCGGCTCCGCCCAGAAGTACGCGGACGCCGCTGCCCTCACGGCCGCCATCGATGCCCGTCCCGAGCCCGCCACCAGCCAGGCCACCCTCACCATGACCATCACGACCGCCGACGGCCAGACGCTCACGCGTGAGATGCAGACGTGGAGTGAGGGCACCGCTAAGCGCATCATCAAGTTCACGGCGCCCGCAGACATCAAGGGCTCGGGCTTCCTGACCATCACGGCCGCCGACGGCAGCGAGGAGAAGCTCGTCTACCTACCCGCGCTCGATCGCGTGCGGCGCATCGCCGGCGGGCAGCAGGGCGACTCGTTCTTCGGTTCCGACTTCACCTACGAGGACATCACTGGCCTCGACCAGGCCGACTACACCCACGAGCTGCTCGGGGTGAGGGACGGTCCGACGTACGTGGTCGAGGCCGTCCCGACACCCGCGAGCGGTTCGAGCTACGAGCGCCTCGTCATCGAGGTGCCCGAGGCCACGCTGGTGCCGCAACGCGTCGAGTACTACCGGGCGGGCGAGCTCGTGAAGGTCCTCACCGTCGCTGGCCTCGCCGAGGTGGCCGGGTACACCGTGGCCACCGAGCGGCGCATGGAGAGCGTGCGAGACGGCAAGGCGACCACCGTCACCGTCATCACCCAGTCGAACCTCGTGCTCGACGAGGCGCTCCCGGCCGACCTCTTCACCGAGCGCTTCCTGAGGCGCTGA
- a CDS encoding FAD:protein FMN transferase, which produces MGTTIAVQAPEARRLATELRRLEALLTRFDPAGGVAGLNRTGRLRDPAPELLAAVRWAVEACHLTDGLVTPLVGRSLEWHGYSGSWSEGVDWQAREGKPPPVPPIEQLVVSADEIVLPPGAALDLGGTAKSWAVQRVATGLDRVVIDAGGDVLIRSAAPSRVNVMGAAEPWHLELPPGAWAVATSSVARRAWRGGHHLIDPRTGRPVRGRWTQATVVGRSLALAELATKLLLLGVPVPETLQVEQAWVVDRDGTLR; this is translated from the coding sequence ATGGGCACGACGATCGCGGTGCAAGCACCCGAAGCGCGGCGCCTGGCGACCGAGCTGCGCCGCCTCGAGGCGCTACTCACGCGTTTCGACCCCGCCGGGGGTGTCGCGGGCCTGAACCGCACCGGGCGGCTGCGCGACCCGGCGCCTGAACTCCTGGCGGCCGTCCGCTGGGCCGTGGAGGCGTGCCACTTGACGGACGGCCTGGTCACGCCGCTGGTGGGGCGCTCCCTCGAGTGGCACGGCTACTCCGGGAGTTGGAGCGAGGGCGTCGACTGGCAGGCTCGGGAGGGCAAGCCACCACCCGTGCCGCCTATCGAGCAGCTCGTGGTGTCTGCCGACGAGATCGTCCTGCCGCCGGGCGCGGCCCTCGACTTGGGCGGCACCGCCAAGTCGTGGGCCGTGCAGCGCGTGGCCACAGGACTCGACCGGGTCGTGATCGACGCCGGCGGCGACGTACTCATCCGCTCCGCCGCGCCGAGCCGAGTGAACGTCATGGGCGCCGCCGAGCCTTGGCACCTCGAGCTGCCCCCCGGCGCCTGGGCGGTAGCCACCTCGAGTGTGGCGCGCCGCGCTTGGCGTGGTGGTCATCACCTCATCGACCCGCGCACCGGCAGGCCCGTGCGTGGACGGTGGACGCAGGCCACGGTGGTCGGCCGCTCGCTCGCCCTGGCCGAGCTGGCCACGAAACTGCTGCTCCTGGGCGTGCCCGTCCCGGAGACGCTCCAGGTCGAGCAGGCCTGGGTCGTCGACCGGGACGGCACCCTCCGGTGA
- a CDS encoding response regulator transcription factor translates to MRLLVIEDDPRIGAPLVEALEEGGHRVAWVQDGPGGLAEARAGEFDALILDVMLPGLDGFDVARTLRSEGVASPILFLSARGELTDRVTGLDLGGDAYLVKPFALAELKATLRALVRRGNELAPERIGFGSGRGELLAGERRVLWDGHEVALTGREYDVLEALLRAPERWFTRQELLDRVWGPDFFGEPRVVDVYVRYLRQKLADSVIESMRGRGYRAS, encoded by the coding sequence ATGAGGCTGCTGGTCATCGAGGATGACCCGCGTATAGGCGCCCCCCTCGTCGAGGCCTTGGAGGAGGGTGGTCACCGAGTCGCATGGGTCCAAGACGGCCCTGGTGGGCTCGCGGAGGCCCGCGCGGGGGAGTTCGACGCGTTGATCCTGGACGTGATGCTGCCGGGCCTGGACGGTTTCGACGTGGCGCGGACCTTGCGCAGTGAAGGCGTCGCCTCCCCGATCCTGTTCTTGAGCGCGCGGGGCGAGCTGACCGACCGGGTTACGGGCCTCGACCTCGGCGGTGACGCTTACCTGGTCAAGCCGTTCGCCCTGGCCGAGCTGAAGGCGACGCTACGGGCATTGGTGCGGCGCGGCAACGAGCTGGCTCCTGAGCGCATCGGGTTCGGTAGCGGGCGCGGCGAACTCCTCGCCGGTGAGCGCCGCGTTCTGTGGGACGGTCACGAGGTGGCGCTCACCGGGCGTGAGTACGACGTGCTCGAGGCTCTGCTGCGCGCGCCCGAGCGGTGGTTCACGCGCCAGGAGCTGCTCGACCGCGTCTGGGGCCCCGACTTCTTCGGGGAGCCCCGGGTGGTGGACGTGTACGTCAGGTACTTGCGGCAGAAGCTGGCGGACTCGGTGATCGAGAGTATGCGGGGCAGGGGGTACCGAGCCTCATGA